A stretch of Ranitomeya variabilis isolate aRanVar5 chromosome 3, aRanVar5.hap1, whole genome shotgun sequence DNA encodes these proteins:
- the LOC143817883 gene encoding leukocyte cysteine proteinase inhibitor 1-like, with translation MAGLTGGFGPEKPADADVQAASDKVKAQFVKESGINAGEFTALVYRSQVVAGINYIVKVWFGDQCCHLKIFVPLPYTEEEPKLLGFQLGKTKEEAITVF, from the exons ATGGCAGGGTTAACTGGTGGATTTGGCCCAGAGAAGCCGGCTGATGCAGATGTACAAGCTGCCTCTGACAAG GTAAAAGCTCAGTTTGTAAAAGAATCCGGGATAAATGCCGGAGAGTTTACGGCTCTGGTTTACAGAAGTCAAGTTGTGGCTGGAATCAACTACATAGTGAAG GTTTGGTTTGGAGATCAGTGCTGTCATCTTAAAATATTTGTCCCTCTCCCTTATACTGAAGAAGAGCCGAAGTTATTGGGCTTTCAGTTAGGGAAAACTAAGGAAGAAGCCATCACAGTTTTTTAA